GTCCGGGGTTTCGCGCAGGGTGCGGGTGAGGGCGTAACCGTCCATTTCGGACATTTCGATGTCGGAGACCACCACGTTGATCTGCTCGACCGTGCCTTGCAGCTCCAGCAGCACGTCGATGGCTTCCTTGGCGCTGCGTGCGGTGTGGCACGTCAGGCCCAGATTGCGCAGCGTATGCACCGACTGCTGCAGGGCGACCTGGCTGTCATCCACCACCAGAATCCGCGCATTGCCGAGGACTTCGGCCTCTTCCATGGTCAGGTCGGTGGGCGCCGCTTCAATCGGTGCCGGGGCGATACCGTGGATAACCTTCTCGATGTCCAGCACCTGCACCAGCCCGCCTTCCACCTGGGTAACCCCGGTGATAAACGAGCGATTGCCGCCGGAGCCATAGGGCGGCGGGCGAATGTCGGTGGTCAGGCAGTGCACGATCTTGCTCACCGCCTGCACATGCAGGCCCTGCTTGGAGCGGCTGACGTCGGTGACGATCAGGCAGCCGCCGTTCGGGTCTTGCAGGGGCATTTCGCCCAGCGCACGGCTCAGGTCGATCACCGACAGCGACGTACCGCGCAGCGTGGCGATGCCTTTGACGTGTGGGTGCGACTCCGGCAGCTTGGTCAGCGGCGGGCAGGGGATGATTTCACTGACTTTCAACAGGTTGATGGCCATCAGCTTGCCGCTGCGCAGGGTAAAGAGCAGAAGCGAGAGTGAATCTGCGCGGGCTTTGGTGGTGGACATAAAAACCTTCTGTGGATCAGGGATGACGATCTATAGAGGGTTATCGACCTCGGCGGCCGAGGCTTTAACCCGATGATCGTTCCCACGCTCTGCGTGGGAACGCCGCCCCGGACGCTCCGCGTCTCGTGGTGCAAGAGTCAGGTCCTGCGCAGTGGTGACGCGGAGCGTCACAGGATGCATTCCCACGCGGAGCGTGGGAACGATCAGTATCAGGCCTTCCAGACTTGCGGGTTCACCAAGTCTTGCGGGCGCTGGCCCAGCAAGGCGCTGCGCAGGTTTTCCAGGGCGCGATTGGCCATGGCTTCACGGGTTTCACCGGTAGCCGAGCCGATGTGCGGCAAAGTCACCGCATTGCTCAGCTGGAACAGCGGCGATTCGGCCAGCGGCTCTTGCTCATACACATCCAGCCCGGCGCCACGAATCTTCTGGGTTTGCAGGGCTTCGATCAGTGCCGGCTCGTCCACCACCGGCCCACGGGAGATGTTGATCAGGATCGCGCTGGGCTTCATCAGCCCCAGTTCGCGGGTGCTGATCAGGTGGCGAGTCTTGTCGCTCAACGGCACCACCAGGCAGACGAAATCCGACTCGGCCAGCAACTGCTCCAGGCTGCGGAACTGCGCGCCCAGCTCTTGCTCAAGTTGCGTCTTGCGGCTGTTGCCGCTGTACAGGATCGGCATATTGAAACCCAGGCGCCCGCGACGGGCGATGGCCGCGCCGATGTTGCCCATGCCGACGATACCGAGGGTTTTGCCGTGCACATCGCAACCGAACAACGGCGCACCAACGCTGGCCTTCCATTGCCCGGCCTTGGTCCACGCGTCCAACTCGGCCACGCGGCGGGCGCTGCTCATCAGCAAGGCAAAGGCCAGGTCGGCGGTGCTTTCGGTGAGCACGTCGGGGGTGTTGGTGAGCATGATCCCGCGCTCGTTGAAGTACGCCACGTCGTAGTTGTCGTAGCCCACCGACACGCTGGAGACCACTTCCAGCTTGCTCGCGCCTTCAAGCTGCGCACGGCCGAGCTTGCGGCCCACGCCGATCAAGCCGTGGGCGTGGGGCAGAGCCTCATTGAATTGCGCGTTGATGTCACCCAGCTTGGGGTTGGGCGCGATCACCTCGAAGTCCTGTTGCAGGCGTTCGATCATTTCCGGGGTGACGCGGCTGAAGGCGAGGACGGTCTTTTTCATTGCAAAACTCCGCTCAAATTGTGGGAGCTGGCTTGCCTGCGATTGCGGTGTGCCATTTGCCATTGTATTGGCTGATCCTCCGCTATCGCAGGCAAGCCAGCTCCCACAGCCAAATGATGTTGTGTGTGGGGCTGCATTCCAAAATCAGTTCGCCAACCGCGCGCCGCTCAGGCTGCCGCTCAATTCATAGGCCACCAGTTCCGCCTGGTGCGCTGCCAGTATTTCCGGCAGCGACCCGCGCAGGTATTCCACCCACGTCTTGATCTTCGCATCCAGGTATTGGCGCGACGGGTAGATGGCATACAGGTTCAGCTCTTGCGAACGATAAGTCGGCATCACCCGTACCAGCGTGCCGTTGCGCAGGCCTTCGATAGCCGCATACACCGGCAACAGGCCGACGCCCATGCCACTGGTGATCGCGGTTTTCATCGCATCCGCCGAGTTGACCAGGAACGGCGACGTATTGATCGCTACACTTTCCTGGCCTTCGGGGCCGTTGAAGGTCCATTTATCCAGCTGGATCACCGGGCTCACCAGGCGCAGGCAGGCGTGGTTGAGCAAGTCCTGGGGCCGTTGCGCGCAGCCCTTGGCCTTGACGTAATCCGGCGAGGCGCAGGCGATGCTGTAAGTAATGCCCAGGCGCTGGGACACGAAGCCCGAGTCCGGCAGTTCGCTGGCCAGCACGATGGACACGTCGTAGCCCTCGTCGAGCAGGTCCGGCACGCGGTTGGCCAGGGTCAGGTCGAAGGTCACGTCGGGGTGGGTGCGGCGGTAGCGGGCAATCGCATCGATGACGAAATGCTGGCCGATGCCGGTCATGGTGTGCACTTTCAACTGCCCGGCGGGGCGCGCATGCGCGTCGCTGGCTTCGGCCTCGGCTTCTTCGACGTAGGCGAGAATTTGTTCGCAGCGCAGCAAATAGCGTTTACCGGCCTCGGTCAGCGCAATGCGGCGGGTGGTGCGGTTGAGCAAGCGGGTTTGCAGATGGGCTTCCAGGTTGGAGACCGCGCGCGAGACGTTGGCCGTGGTGGTGTCCAGTTGCACGGCGGCGGCGGTGAAGCTGCCAGCTTCGGCCACGCAACTGAACGCGCGCATGTTTTGCAAAGTGTCCATGGAGTGTTCTCAGGGGAGATAACAAATTGTGACACAAAGTTACGCCGTCCAGTGATCCCTACCAACGGATTATCGCTTGAACGGTAACAAAGATTCACAGGAATGCCAGCTTATCGTTCCCCAAGCCGCCCCCTAGAATTGCGCCATCTTCCCGCCACACCACCTCAGGAATACGCTTGCCGTGCCGCGTCGCATCAGCAGAGAGCTGAAGGCTCTCAGTGTTTTGGCCTTATCGTTAGCAATCAGCGGCTGCATCGGAACCGGAGGAATCGCCCCCCAAGGCCAGGCCCTCAACGCCAATACCCTGGCCACCGACGAAGCGATTCAACACGTCACCCAGGACGCCCACTGGCCCACCGCGCAATGGTGGCAAGCCTACGGCGACCCGCAACTGAACCGCTGGGTCGCACTGGCCACGCAAAACAGCCCGAGCCTGGCCATGGCCGCCGCGCGGGTGCGTGAAGCGCGGGCCATGGCCGGTGTTGCCGAGTCGGCCGAGGCGTTGCAGATCAACAGTGACACCACGCTCAAGCGCCACAACTGGCCGAAGGATCAGTTCTACGGGCCGGGCGAGCTGAGCGGCGCCAACACCTGGGACAACAGTTCCTCCCTGGGCTTGAGTTACGCCCTCGACCTGTGGGGCCGCGAAAGCAACGCCAGCGAACGCGCCGTCGACCTGGCGCACATGAGCGCCGCCGAGGCGCGCCAGGCCCAGCTCGAATTGCAAAACAACGTGGTGCGCGCCTATATCCAGCTGTCGTTGCATTACGCCAACCGCGATATCGTCGCCGCCACGCTGGCCCAGCAACAGCAGATTCTCGACCTGGCCAATAAACGCCTGAATGCCGGGATCGGCACGCACTTCGACGTCAGCCAGGCCGAAACGCCGTTGCCGGAGACCCATCGTCAACTGGACGCCTTGGACGAAGAAATCGCCTTGAGCCGTAACCAACTGGCGGCATTGGCCGGCAAAGGCCCAGGTGAGGGCGCGCAACTGCAACGCCCGAGCCTGAGCCTCGCCGCGCCGCTGAAATTACCTTCCAGCCTGCCGGCGCAGTTGCTTGGCCAACGCCCGGACGTGGTCGCCAGCCGCTGGCAAGTCGCCGCGCAAGCGCGTGGCATTGATGTGGCCCATGCCGGTTTCTACCCCAACGTCGACCTCGTCGGCAGCCTCGGCTACATGGCCACTGGCGGCGCCATGCTGGGCTTTTTGAGTGGTGAGAAACTCAATTACAACGTCGGCCCGGCGATCACCTTGCCGATCTTCGACGGCGGCCGTTTGCGCGGGCAGTTGGGCGAAGCCAGCGCCGGCTATGACATCGCCGTGGCCAAGTACAACCAAACCCTGGTCAATGCGCTCAAGGGCATAAGCGACCAGTTGATCCGTCGCGAGTCCATGGACAAGCAGTCGGCGTTCGCCGCGCAGTCGGTGGCCTCGGCGCAAAAAACCTACGACATTGCGATGATCGCCTACCAGCGCGGCCTTACCGATTACCTCAACGTGCTGAACGCCCAGACCTTGCTGTTCCACCAGCAGCAAATCGAGCAACAGGTGCAGGCCGCGCGCCTGAGCGCGCATGCCGAACTGGTCACCGC
The sequence above is a segment of the Pseudomonas sp. R76 genome. Coding sequences within it:
- a CDS encoding chemotaxis protein CheV, with the protein product MSTTKARADSLSLLLFTLRSGKLMAINLLKVSEIIPCPPLTKLPESHPHVKGIATLRGTSLSVIDLSRALGEMPLQDPNGGCLIVTDVSRSKQGLHVQAVSKIVHCLTTDIRPPPYGSGGNRSFITGVTQVEGGLVQVLDIEKVIHGIAPAPIEAAPTDLTMEEAEVLGNARILVVDDSQVALQQSVHTLRNLGLTCHTARSAKEAIDVLLELQGTVEQINVVVSDIEMSEMDGYALTRTLRETPDFQELYVLLHTSLDSAMNSEKARLAGADAVLTKFSSPELTKCLVVAAKSVAQKGL
- a CDS encoding 2-hydroxyacid dehydrogenase; its protein translation is MKKTVLAFSRVTPEMIERLQQDFEVIAPNPKLGDINAQFNEALPHAHGLIGVGRKLGRAQLEGASKLEVVSSVSVGYDNYDVAYFNERGIMLTNTPDVLTESTADLAFALLMSSARRVAELDAWTKAGQWKASVGAPLFGCDVHGKTLGIVGMGNIGAAIARRGRLGFNMPILYSGNSRKTQLEQELGAQFRSLEQLLAESDFVCLVVPLSDKTRHLISTRELGLMKPSAILINISRGPVVDEPALIEALQTQKIRGAGLDVYEQEPLAESPLFQLSNAVTLPHIGSATGETREAMANRALENLRSALLGQRPQDLVNPQVWKA
- a CDS encoding LysR family transcriptional regulator: MDTLQNMRAFSCVAEAGSFTAAAVQLDTTTANVSRAVSNLEAHLQTRLLNRTTRRIALTEAGKRYLLRCEQILAYVEEAEAEASDAHARPAGQLKVHTMTGIGQHFVIDAIARYRRTHPDVTFDLTLANRVPDLLDEGYDVSIVLASELPDSGFVSQRLGITYSIACASPDYVKAKGCAQRPQDLLNHACLRLVSPVIQLDKWTFNGPEGQESVAINTSPFLVNSADAMKTAITSGMGVGLLPVYAAIEGLRNGTLVRVMPTYRSQELNLYAIYPSRQYLDAKIKTWVEYLRGSLPEILAAHQAELVAYELSGSLSGARLAN
- a CDS encoding efflux transporter outer membrane subunit gives rise to the protein MPRRISRELKALSVLALSLAISGCIGTGGIAPQGQALNANTLATDEAIQHVTQDAHWPTAQWWQAYGDPQLNRWVALATQNSPSLAMAAARVREARAMAGVAESAEALQINSDTTLKRHNWPKDQFYGPGELSGANTWDNSSSLGLSYALDLWGRESNASERAVDLAHMSAAEARQAQLELQNNVVRAYIQLSLHYANRDIVAATLAQQQQILDLANKRLNAGIGTHFDVSQAETPLPETHRQLDALDEEIALSRNQLAALAGKGPGEGAQLQRPSLSLAAPLKLPSSLPAQLLGQRPDVVASRWQVAAQARGIDVAHAGFYPNVDLVGSLGYMATGGAMLGFLSGEKLNYNVGPAITLPIFDGGRLRGQLGEASAGYDIAVAKYNQTLVNALKGISDQLIRRESMDKQSAFAAQSVASAQKTYDIAMIAYQRGLTDYLNVLNAQTLLFHQQQIEQQVQAARLSAHAELVTALGGGLGAGNDVPQPAKTLPSKTPAALAVFDH